In Synechococcus sp. CB0101, a genomic segment contains:
- a CDS encoding HAMP domain-containing sensor histidine kinase has translation MTTPAAMEPDLSRIRWKLTGRYAVISSFVLVMFGIAVFLEVSRARSALLREQVQQLASTAASQMPLILHEMEEYNQLPHQQLLRESGHIARLESQASALQHKKILLFDKDRTILSQFGDMPADLKALETLAQPDERQFITVPNGVAYWRPVYLRESTASNRELEGYVFTSLSTAPTDREMVRLRNGLVVGGAVGALAAAMLSQWMVGSSLKPIRDQLRRLIRFTSDASHELRHPLTAIRAVIGAARERGQLEHAEPALAEKIERIDQATAEMSRLVDDLLLLTRLDRSAPDQQHWQRFDLCDLAEDLVALYRDRAASQQLQLKADLQRPAMIHGHPEQLRRLLSNLLVNAMQFTPPGGSVALQVQLQGHQVMVVVDDEGPGIPAAQRRLVFERFWQADAARSGPNSGLGLSIARGIAQVHGGVIEAQGSSSGGCRMAVQLPAAA, from the coding sequence GTGACCACGCCTGCCGCCATGGAGCCCGATCTCAGCCGAATCCGCTGGAAGCTCACCGGGCGTTACGCAGTGATCTCATCCTTTGTGCTGGTGATGTTTGGCATCGCCGTGTTTCTGGAAGTGAGCCGCGCCCGCTCTGCTCTACTGCGCGAACAGGTGCAGCAACTGGCCTCCACTGCGGCCTCCCAAATGCCGCTGATCCTGCATGAAATGGAGGAGTACAACCAGCTGCCCCATCAACAACTGCTGCGCGAATCAGGCCATATCGCACGCCTGGAATCACAGGCTTCCGCGTTGCAGCACAAGAAGATTCTTCTCTTCGATAAAGACCGCACGATCCTGAGCCAGTTCGGCGACATGCCTGCCGATCTCAAGGCGCTAGAGACATTGGCTCAGCCCGATGAACGGCAGTTCATCACGGTGCCGAACGGCGTGGCTTACTGGCGCCCGGTGTACCTGAGGGAGAGCACAGCTTCCAACCGTGAACTGGAGGGCTACGTGTTCACATCGCTGTCCACGGCACCAACCGACCGCGAAATGGTGCGCCTACGCAATGGCCTCGTGGTGGGTGGTGCCGTGGGCGCCCTGGCCGCCGCGATGTTGAGCCAATGGATGGTGGGCAGTTCGCTCAAACCGATTCGCGATCAACTGCGCCGCTTGATTCGCTTCACCAGCGATGCCTCCCATGAATTGCGCCATCCCCTCACCGCCATCCGGGCCGTGATCGGCGCGGCACGGGAACGGGGACAGCTGGAGCATGCCGAACCAGCACTGGCCGAAAAAATCGAACGCATCGACCAGGCCACAGCAGAGATGAGCCGCCTGGTGGATGATCTGCTCCTGCTCACGCGCCTCGACCGCTCTGCACCGGATCAGCAGCACTGGCAGCGCTTTGACCTCTGCGATCTAGCCGAGGATCTAGTGGCGTTGTATCGGGATCGCGCCGCTAGCCAACAGCTCCAGTTGAAGGCGGATCTGCAGCGGCCGGCCATGATTCACGGCCACCCCGAACAGCTGCGGCGATTGCTGAGCAATCTGCTGGTGAATGCCATGCAATTCACCCCGCCAGGGGGAAGCGTTGCCCTGCAGGTTCAGCTCCAGGGCCATCAGGTGATGGTGGTGGTGGACGACGAAGGTCCGGGCATTCCCGCCGCGCAGCGCCGGCTGGTGTTTGAGCGCTTCTGGCAAGCCGATGCAGCCCGCAGCGGACCCAATTCAGGCCTCGGGCTATCCATTGCCCGCGGGATTGCCCAGGTGCATGGGGGCGTCATCGAAGCCCAGGGCAGCAGCAGCGGTGGCTGCCGGATGGCGGTGCAGCTACCAGCGGCGGCCTGA
- a CDS encoding response regulator transcription factor — MKVLIVEDDPVIAGAVAELLQHWGLVTETTGNGLEALALLEASPFDLVLLDLNLPGLDGLEVCRRLRRMPGNQPLVLMLTARDSLDDNVLGLEQGADDYLVKPFEPALLKARIQALLRRASRPLQEDWSWGGLKLSLDGRTASFNQQDLRLTPKEHALLEALMKAGGRTCSKDQLIEAAWAWADVPGDESVKTHVKNIRAKLNQTGAPADLIETVYGVGFRLNASHA; from the coding sequence ATGAAGGTGCTGATCGTGGAAGACGATCCCGTCATTGCTGGCGCCGTGGCTGAATTGCTGCAGCACTGGGGTCTGGTGACCGAAACCACAGGAAACGGCCTTGAAGCGCTGGCGCTGCTGGAGGCCAGCCCCTTTGACCTCGTGCTCCTCGATCTCAACCTGCCTGGCCTTGATGGCCTCGAGGTGTGCCGCCGGCTGAGGCGCATGCCGGGCAATCAGCCTCTGGTGCTGATGCTCACCGCTCGCGACAGCCTTGATGACAACGTGCTTGGGCTGGAACAGGGGGCTGACGACTATCTCGTGAAGCCATTCGAGCCGGCACTGCTCAAGGCACGCATCCAGGCACTACTGCGGCGCGCCTCACGCCCTCTACAAGAAGACTGGAGCTGGGGTGGGCTGAAGCTCAGCCTCGATGGCCGCACCGCCAGCTTCAACCAGCAAGACCTGCGGTTAACACCCAAGGAACACGCCCTGCTGGAGGCACTGATGAAAGCCGGAGGCCGAACCTGCTCAAAAGATCAGTTGATTGAAGCCGCCTGGGCCTGGGCGGATGTGCCTGGGGATGAAAGCGTGAAAACCCATGTGAAGAACATCCGAGCGAAGCTCAACCAAACGGGCGCGCCTGCCGACCTCATCGAAACGGTGTACGGCGTGGGCTTCCGCCTCAACGCCAGCCACGCGTGA
- a CDS encoding Nif11-like leader peptide family natural product precursor, protein MSTTPLEQFLARVRADPLLRRRVSEAITADEVSLLAQDLGYPVSGSDLLRFSGRTASGVRVTRIEHPGEYPGRYV, encoded by the coding sequence GTGAGCACAACGCCACTGGAGCAGTTCCTGGCCCGGGTTCGAGCAGACCCCTTGCTGCGCCGCAGGGTGAGTGAAGCGATCACAGCCGATGAGGTGTCGTTGCTCGCCCAAGACCTCGGCTATCCCGTGAGCGGCAGCGATCTCCTGCGCTTTTCCGGCCGCACAGCCTCAGGTGTCAGGGTGACGCGCATCGAGCACCCCGGCGAATACCCGGGGCGATACGTATAA
- a CDS encoding EamA family transporter, with amino-acid sequence MQTWQTWQIWAALAALFAAFTALLTKLGVEGIDAALATWVRTLVVAIALTVVLAGSGHLSWGPLLQLPRLGLLALALSGAATGLSWFCYNRALQLGPVAGVAALDKLSVVLVALLAWLLLAEPLGLKAWIGVVLMAIGATLVAWA; translated from the coding sequence GTGCAGACCTGGCAGACCTGGCAGATCTGGGCCGCCTTGGCGGCGCTATTTGCCGCCTTCACGGCACTGCTCACCAAGCTTGGCGTTGAAGGGATCGATGCCGCACTGGCGACCTGGGTGCGCACGCTGGTGGTGGCGATCGCGCTGACCGTCGTGCTTGCCGGCAGCGGTCATCTGAGCTGGGGTCCGCTGCTACAGCTCCCGCGCCTTGGCCTGCTGGCGCTTGCACTATCTGGAGCTGCCACTGGCCTCTCCTGGTTCTGCTACAACCGCGCACTGCAGCTGGGACCTGTGGCTGGAGTAGCCGCACTCGACAAGCTGAGCGTGGTGCTCGTGGCGCTCCTGGCCTGGCTGCTGTTGGCGGAACCATTGGGGCTCAAGGCCTGGATTGGTGTGGTGCTGATGGCCATTGGTGCGACGCTGGTGGCCTGGGCCTGA
- a CDS encoding 16S rRNA (uracil(1498)-N(3))-methyltransferase, with amino-acid sequence MNLVLLYDSDWIAEDLVLLRDHRAEHLRTLLNVVVGDGVCVGCLGGLRGEGVVVELEPDGVKLRVDLHQQPPARHRFDVVLALPRPKMLRRILRTVAEFGVAHLHLINTARVEKSYWQSPLLRPEKLQEALVAGMERSSDTVAPVIHLHPRFRPFVEDRLVEICAGRPCWIAHMGGERSLADVPPVPSVVMIGPEGGFVPFEVELAEQLIAQRVHLGGRVLSVDTALPTALAQALPTSS; translated from the coding sequence ATGAATCTTGTTCTCCTGTATGACTCCGATTGGATTGCTGAAGATCTGGTGCTGTTGCGTGATCATCGCGCAGAGCATCTACGCACGTTGTTAAATGTTGTTGTTGGTGATGGCGTGTGTGTCGGTTGTCTCGGCGGTCTTCGAGGCGAAGGCGTCGTGGTGGAGCTCGAGCCTGATGGCGTCAAGCTCCGGGTTGACCTCCATCAACAGCCTCCCGCTCGCCATCGTTTTGATGTGGTGCTGGCCCTACCTCGGCCCAAGATGCTCCGCCGCATCCTGAGGACGGTGGCCGAATTTGGTGTAGCCCATCTTCACCTGATCAACACGGCTCGTGTGGAGAAGAGCTATTGGCAGAGCCCATTGCTTCGGCCGGAGAAGCTGCAGGAGGCTCTTGTGGCTGGGATGGAGCGTTCCAGCGACACCGTGGCACCAGTGATTCATCTCCATCCACGCTTTCGCCCCTTTGTGGAGGATCGCTTGGTGGAGATCTGCGCCGGGCGACCCTGTTGGATCGCTCACATGGGTGGCGAGCGTTCACTGGCGGACGTGCCGCCCGTGCCCTCTGTGGTGATGATTGGTCCGGAAGGCGGGTTTGTTCCGTTTGAGGTAGAGCTGGCAGAACAGCTGATTGCACAACGGGTTCATCTCGGCGGGCGAGTGCTGAGTGTCGATACAGCTCTCCCTACCGCCTTGGCGCAAGCCCTTCCTACCTCGTCATGA
- a CDS encoding Nif11-like leader peptide family RiPP precursor — MSKAQLNAFMVKVAGDAALKARVDAAADSAAVVVIANEEGHSFSAATWSRHVRG; from the coding sequence GTGTCCAAAGCCCAGCTCAATGCCTTCATGGTCAAAGTGGCGGGCGACGCCGCCTTGAAGGCTCGGGTCGATGCAGCAGCGGATTCAGCAGCCGTGGTGGTCATCGCCAACGAGGAAGGTCACAGCTTTTCCGCTGCGACCTGGTCTCGCCACGTTCGAGGCTGA
- a CDS encoding tyrosine-type recombinase/integrase → MPEVRRQQAWEVLFREEVSGIAVGWTVREDYGKVRLTVRRRGETPESITLPFAWDRITRGDAYTRIRNIYVHWSEGHTLRAAAELADGKSPSTVLNWRQAADGFQEQKRNHGNHIKEATWNHAYEPVVSMAVELLNGRRPPGNPADLLDACIRDWAPGSRMRQIRAQSLAQFLNHCVQRERFPDLWLPPADLKRHVGRRDATVNRTQKGDPFTTDQQILDLLEALPTEGAGKRWCDALKLLAELGLRPIELLHLSVRTDGATGEAYWWCSYQKRSGGGDTAARRVFPLPLDGDGGLTDWQLLSRWQAGEIELPPLRSGNGAGDSFGTYLNRQAAWTEVRDAASRESRRIVPYSFRHTYSLRGHRRGIDAGAMAHSMGHSLEVHLRSYPWASASNTAAAFARASEAAGR, encoded by the coding sequence GTGCCAGAAGTCAGACGGCAACAGGCCTGGGAGGTGCTCTTCCGTGAGGAGGTGAGCGGAATCGCCGTTGGCTGGACTGTGCGCGAAGACTATGGAAAGGTGCGACTGACGGTCCGCCGCCGTGGCGAGACCCCGGAGAGCATCACCCTCCCTTTTGCCTGGGACCGCATCACACGCGGCGACGCCTACACGCGCATCCGCAATATCTATGTGCACTGGAGCGAGGGTCACACGCTGCGCGCGGCCGCGGAGCTCGCTGATGGCAAGTCGCCGAGCACCGTTCTGAATTGGCGGCAGGCGGCGGACGGTTTCCAGGAACAGAAGCGCAACCATGGGAACCACATCAAGGAAGCCACCTGGAACCACGCCTACGAGCCCGTGGTGTCGATGGCGGTTGAGCTGCTTAACGGGCGCAGGCCACCAGGGAATCCAGCCGATCTCCTTGACGCCTGTATCCGCGATTGGGCACCAGGGAGTCGGATGCGTCAGATCCGTGCCCAGTCCCTCGCGCAGTTCCTGAACCACTGCGTTCAGCGAGAGCGCTTCCCCGATCTCTGGCTCCCACCGGCAGATCTCAAGCGGCATGTTGGCCGCAGGGATGCAACGGTGAACAGGACCCAGAAGGGTGACCCCTTCACCACAGATCAGCAGATCCTCGATCTTCTGGAGGCCCTGCCCACTGAGGGTGCCGGCAAGCGTTGGTGTGACGCCTTGAAACTGCTGGCCGAACTCGGACTGCGGCCCATCGAGCTGCTTCACCTTTCTGTGCGGACTGACGGCGCGACCGGTGAGGCCTATTGGTGGTGCAGTTACCAGAAGCGATCGGGAGGGGGCGATACAGCCGCCCGCCGTGTGTTCCCTTTGCCTCTGGATGGAGATGGTGGCCTGACCGACTGGCAACTACTGAGTCGTTGGCAGGCCGGGGAGATTGAGCTCCCACCGCTTCGTAGCGGCAATGGTGCGGGTGATTCGTTCGGGACTTATCTGAACCGGCAGGCGGCCTGGACTGAGGTTCGTGACGCCGCCAGCCGAGAGAGCCGCCGGATTGTTCCTTACAGCTTCCGGCACACCTACAGCCTTCGCGGCCACCGACGCGGGATTGATGCGGGTGCGATGGCCCACAGCATGGGCCATTCGCTTGAGGTGCATCTACGCAGCTACCCCTGGGCTTCAGCGAGCAATACGGCGGCCGCTTTTGCGCGAGCGAGCGAGGCGGCTGGCCGTTGA
- a CDS encoding IS5 family transposase — MGGKQLGFTDYELTTAKKRTKREKFLSEMEAVVPWQALIDLIEPHYPKASKKGGRPPYPLATMLRIHLLQQWYSLSDPAMEEALIEVPTMRRFAGIELISDRIPDETTILTFRHLLEKHGLGEQIFDTVKALLAARGVTMRQGTIVDATLIAAPSSTKNKDGKRDPEMHQTKKGNQWYFGMKVHAGVDKDSGLIHSVVVTAANVHDLTPAAELLHGDEEVVYGDAGYQGIAKRPEMAGKTAEFRVAMRPGTRRALPDTPDGRVQDLIETAKAHIRSKVEHPFRVIKQQFGFQKTRLRGLAKNRCKINVLAALSNLYQARRQLLATV, encoded by the coding sequence ATGGGCGGCAAGCAGCTCGGTTTCACGGACTATGAGCTGACCACGGCCAAGAAGCGCACCAAGCGCGAGAAATTTCTCTCCGAGATGGAGGCTGTGGTGCCTTGGCAGGCACTCATCGATCTGATCGAGCCGCACTACCCCAAGGCGAGCAAGAAAGGCGGCAGGCCTCCCTATCCGCTGGCAACGATGCTGCGCATTCATCTGCTGCAGCAGTGGTACTCCCTCAGCGATCCGGCCATGGAAGAGGCCTTGATCGAGGTGCCCACCATGCGCCGCTTTGCCGGCATCGAGCTGATCAGCGATCGGATCCCGGACGAGACCACGATCCTCACGTTCCGCCATCTGCTTGAGAAGCATGGGCTGGGTGAGCAGATTTTTGACACCGTCAAAGCGCTCCTGGCCGCTCGGGGCGTAACCATGCGTCAGGGCACGATCGTCGATGCCACCTTGATCGCAGCGCCCAGCTCCACCAAGAACAAAGATGGGAAGCGGGATCCGGAGATGCACCAGACCAAAAAGGGCAACCAGTGGTACTTCGGCATGAAGGTCCACGCCGGCGTTGACAAGGACTCAGGCCTGATCCATTCGGTTGTCGTCACCGCCGCCAACGTGCACGACCTCACCCCGGCAGCTGAGCTACTGCATGGAGATGAGGAGGTGGTGTACGGCGATGCTGGCTACCAGGGCATCGCCAAGAGACCAGAAATGGCTGGCAAGACAGCGGAGTTCAGAGTGGCGATGCGGCCCGGCACGCGCAGGGCTCTTCCTGACACCCCGGATGGGAGGGTGCAGGATCTGATCGAGACGGCCAAAGCTCACATCCGCTCCAAGGTTGAGCATCCCTTCCGTGTGATCAAGCAGCAGTTCGGCTTTCAAAAGACCCGGCTGCGAGGCTTGGCCAAGAACCGCTGCAAAATCAACGTGCTTGCGGCACTGTCGAATCTGTACCAGGCCCGACGACAATTACTCGCGACAGTGTGA
- a CDS encoding IS3 family transposase (programmed frameshift) — translation MKRTRHTPEQIIRKLKTADQLLAQGQTVADACRVLEVSQPTYHRWRQLYGGMKAEEAKRLSQLEKENARLKRLLAEAELDKAMLKDLAGGKLLSPERRRRAVTVLQERYRASQRRVCRLVGQHRSSQRHVGKVADLEEAKLRHRLREIAAEHIRWGRRMAHRLLRREGWTVNHKRVHRLWREENLQRPTPRKQKRARPADGSVRRHQAEHPHQVWAMDFQFDATADGRRLKFLNVIDEHSRLCLAIRVGRRCKSRDVVAVLEELTSLYPAPAFIRSDNGPEFIAHALKRWSENSGTTTAYIEPGSPWQNGFAESFNSRFRDELLNTELFTTVSEAQTLADRWRWEYNTLRPHSALQGRTPLEAAQPAAA, via the exons ATGAAACGAACCCGCCACACACCCGAGCAGATCATCCGCAAGCTCAAAACGGCTGACCAGTTGCTTGCCCAGGGCCAGACAGTTGCGGACGCCTGCCGAGTTCTCGAGGTCTCCCAGCCCACCTACCACCGCTGGCGGCAGCTCTACGGCGGAATGAAGGCAGAAGAGGCCAAACGGCTCAGCCAGCTGGAGAAAGAGAACGCCCGGCTCAAAAGGCTTCTGGCGGAAGCAGAGCTCGACAAGGCGATGCTCAAGGACCTCGCTG GAGGGAAACTTCTGAGCCCGGAGCGTCGCCGGCGGGCCGTCACAGTCCTGCAGGAGCGTTACCGGGCATCCCAGCGGAGGGTCTGCCGATTGGTGGGCCAGCACCGCAGCAGCCAGCGCCATGTCGGCAAGGTCGCCGATCTTGAGGAGGCCAAGCTGAGGCATCGTCTCCGCGAAATCGCAGCTGAGCACATCCGCTGGGGCCGGCGCATGGCCCACCGCCTGTTGCGGCGGGAAGGCTGGACGGTGAACCACAAGCGGGTGCACCGGCTCTGGCGCGAGGAGAACCTGCAGCGGCCCACCCCCCGCAAGCAGAAGAGGGCACGCCCGGCTGACGGCTCGGTGCGACGTCACCAGGCTGAGCACCCGCACCAGGTCTGGGCGATGGACTTCCAATTCGACGCCACGGCCGATGGCCGGCGGCTCAAGTTCCTCAACGTGATCGACGAGCACAGCCGTCTCTGCCTGGCCATCCGGGTGGGCAGGCGCTGCAAGTCCAGAGACGTCGTGGCGGTGCTGGAGGAGCTCACCAGCCTCTACCCAGCCCCAGCGTTCATCCGCAGCGACAACGGGCCCGAATTCATCGCCCACGCCCTCAAGCGCTGGAGCGAGAACAGCGGCACCACCACGGCCTACATCGAACCAGGATCACCGTGGCAGAACGGGTTTGCCGAGTCGTTCAACAGCCGGTTCAGGGATGAGTTACTGAACACCGAGCTGTTCACCACCGTGAGCGAGGCCCAAACCTTGGCTGATCGCTGGCGCTGGGAGTACAACACCTTGAGGCCGCATTCAGCCCTCCAGGGGCGTACGCCCCTGGAGGCAGCTCAACCAGCTGCTGCATAA
- a CDS encoding DUF429 domain-containing protein: MVALIGIDCATQPAKVGLALGELDGEIIRIKACRTGSPREEPAWIVSRWIEANGLALLALDAPLGWPRAMGAVLVGHQAGAGMGAAAHELFRRETDDAIYQRFRKRPLEVGANFISRTAVAALNLLEQLRYTTDQPIPLAWSPADLQYTAAIEVYPAATRLAHGSPGKGGSIEGLEPLLDLSALDAGLPASEDAIDALVCVLAAADFIKGRARPPEDLAIAEQEGWIWTAEV; this comes from the coding sequence ATGGTTGCCCTGATCGGCATCGACTGCGCCACACAGCCCGCCAAGGTTGGCTTGGCTCTCGGTGAGCTGGATGGCGAGATCATCCGCATCAAGGCCTGCAGAACCGGAAGCCCGCGGGAGGAACCCGCCTGGATTGTGAGCCGCTGGATTGAGGCCAACGGTCTAGCGTTATTGGCGCTGGATGCCCCCTTGGGGTGGCCGCGGGCGATGGGAGCGGTGCTCGTGGGTCACCAGGCCGGTGCCGGCATGGGAGCAGCGGCCCATGAGCTGTTTCGCCGTGAAACCGACGACGCCATCTACCAGCGCTTCAGGAAGCGGCCGCTGGAGGTGGGGGCGAACTTCATCTCTCGCACGGCTGTCGCTGCATTGAATCTGCTGGAGCAACTCCGCTACACAACGGATCAGCCGATCCCGTTGGCATGGTCTCCGGCTGACCTGCAGTACACCGCTGCGATTGAGGTGTATCCGGCTGCCACCCGGCTCGCCCATGGCTCCCCAGGAAAAGGCGGTTCGATCGAGGGGCTGGAGCCATTGCTGGATCTCTCAGCTCTTGATGCAGGGCTACCGGCCTCAGAGGATGCCATCGACGCCCTGGTCTGCGTGCTCGCTGCGGCGGATTTCATCAAGGGGCGTGCACGCCCTCCGGAGGATCTGGCGATCGCAGAACAGGAGGGCTGGATCTGGACGGCCGAGGTCTGA
- a CDS encoding thiamine pyrophosphate-binding protein — MTYTGGDLIRDFLNLEEIPYVFGNPGTTETTFLDAVGRSKAQYLLALHESSAVGIAAGYAMATRKPAIVSLHTYPGLANGLFNMRNALLSGVPLLVINGQQDSRFLIHNPVLGAPNAQLAETATKYSFEVAQAEDLPIALQRCWLQARLQPSGPVFLSVPMNFMQEPMAEVGLRRTTVLDDVVPAGLHQLADALRDPDAGPLAIVADYAVGASGAVTHLSQLASHLQADLYSAPFHVQGVVDPLHPNYKGQLPATTREIRKLLSQYKRLLLLGEKIDTFTFNGEQAIPANLKIFHLAPSTRQLGFDYPCDLAVLGDVGACLKALVDQLAAPALPSFQCDDATLLAQLRAEYPDHGAHASDALILDVLQQLPRQCHLITEGSSEDALVQRMAITLGFSNVHFAPRGGGLGWAMPLGVGLSLGLKQPAVCFVGDGGAQFSIHSIWSAARYRIPVVFVCFVNREYRILKDLWCGALNTSFDQAQFIGLDFDDPALDLESIARGYGARTSWLRDTTTVEQEIQAALQHQGPSCLFIEREP, encoded by the coding sequence ATGACCTACACCGGAGGCGATCTGATCCGCGATTTTCTGAATCTTGAAGAAATCCCATACGTCTTCGGCAATCCAGGAACCACAGAAACCACATTTCTCGATGCGGTGGGGCGCTCCAAGGCTCAATACCTCTTGGCGCTTCACGAATCGAGTGCCGTGGGGATTGCAGCGGGATATGCCATGGCGACCCGTAAGCCCGCGATCGTGAGTCTCCACACCTACCCGGGCTTGGCCAATGGTTTGTTCAACATGCGCAACGCCCTTCTGTCTGGCGTGCCGCTATTAGTGATCAATGGCCAACAGGACTCCCGTTTTCTGATCCATAACCCAGTGCTGGGGGCGCCTAATGCCCAGCTGGCTGAAACAGCCACCAAATACAGCTTTGAGGTTGCGCAAGCGGAAGATCTTCCGATTGCCCTGCAGCGCTGTTGGCTACAGGCCCGTCTTCAACCAAGTGGTCCGGTTTTTCTCTCTGTTCCCATGAATTTCATGCAGGAACCGATGGCTGAGGTGGGGCTGCGGCGCACAACCGTGCTGGATGACGTGGTGCCAGCCGGCCTGCATCAGCTCGCCGATGCATTGCGTGACCCTGACGCTGGACCTCTGGCCATCGTGGCCGACTACGCCGTGGGGGCATCAGGTGCTGTGACGCACCTCAGCCAGCTGGCCTCTCATCTGCAAGCCGATCTCTATTCAGCGCCATTCCATGTGCAGGGCGTGGTGGATCCCTTGCATCCCAACTACAAGGGGCAATTGCCCGCCACAACCCGTGAGATCCGGAAACTCTTAAGCCAATACAAACGCCTGCTGTTACTCGGAGAGAAGATCGACACCTTCACCTTCAATGGCGAACAGGCCATTCCGGCCAACCTCAAAATCTTCCATCTCGCTCCCTCAACGCGCCAGTTGGGTTTCGATTACCCCTGCGACCTCGCGGTTCTGGGCGATGTGGGCGCCTGCTTGAAGGCTTTGGTCGATCAGCTCGCTGCTCCTGCGTTACCCAGTTTCCAGTGCGATGACGCCACGCTGTTGGCTCAACTGCGGGCGGAGTATCCAGATCATGGAGCTCATGCCAGTGACGCCCTGATCCTGGATGTGTTGCAGCAGCTGCCACGCCAGTGTCACCTCATCACCGAAGGGTCTTCAGAAGATGCCTTGGTCCAGCGGATGGCCATCACGCTGGGCTTCAGCAACGTTCATTTCGCACCCCGTGGGGGTGGACTGGGCTGGGCGATGCCACTGGGTGTAGGCCTGTCACTGGGATTGAAGCAGCCTGCGGTGTGTTTTGTGGGTGATGGAGGCGCTCAGTTTTCAATCCACTCCATCTGGAGCGCTGCGCGTTATCGCATCCCTGTGGTGTTTGTTTGTTTTGTGAATCGTGAGTACCGAATCCTGAAAGATCTTTGGTGTGGCGCCCTCAATACCAGTTTCGATCAGGCTCAATTTATTGGTCTTGATTTTGATGATCCAGCACTTGACCTGGAATCCATTGCGCGTGGCTACGGCGCTCGCACCAGCTGGTTGCGCGATACCACCACGGTGGAACAGGAGATTCAAGCGGCGCTGCAGCATCAAGGCCCTTCCTGTCTGTTCATCGAACGGGAACCCTGA